ATGAATAAAATGGGTTTTGGCCATATCCTTTCAAAGAGCTTTTCAACTATGTTTGAGGCTACCTCTTCAAGGCCAGCTGGAGCAATAACATGCTGGACTTCAAGAAGGCCTGCCTCTGAGGTTATCATCCCCGAGGCTGCGATTCCCATTATTTCATTTGAGGATATACTCCCTTCCTCAATTACCCTTGATATGCATTTAATTAAGGCTTCCTCTAAGGCCTCTTTACCTTTTAATCTTGTATCCTTAGCACCTATATTTTCACTTACTTTAGCCACTATAGATAGACTGCTTAAATCTACTAGTCTTACTCTTGTGTTAGTTGTGCCTCCATCTATCGTTATGAAGAATTTCTTTTCCATCCCTTTACCCTCATTAATTTTGTGCTAGCTTTGGAAGTACAGTTGTGGATCTTGGGAAAACAGCTATCTTACACTGTCTTCCATATCTAGCAATTACTCTGTCGATGGCCTCTTGCAATGTAAGGCAGCTTTCGATTCCCATCTTCTCAATTATATGAGGCTCTATCTTTTGCGTTACTATTATCATTCTAACCTTTTCTAATGTTCTCGCCCATATTTGAGCTCCCCATTGATCTTTAACCGGGGATGTATAGCACTTTTCAATTATAGCCTCAGGTTTTCCTAAACACATTAGCTCGTAAAACTCTCGATGGTGTCCGATTCCCTCCGTTCCCTCCATAGGCAGTATTATAGTTCCTCCATCTTTTATGATTTTACTTTTTGTTCTAAAAACTGCTGATGTTATCTTCGGTCCTTGATAAAGTACTTGATCTAGTGGGAATCCGCTTGCTGTTATAGCCACGTCACAAGGATGAGGAAGTTCGACTTCTCTGAAGCTTCTAGAAAGCTCTACTCCTTTAAGCCATGCTTTTTCTAAATCTCCGCCTACGGCCCAGGTGAGCTTTTCATTTTGATTTAAGACTAAGTTTAAGATAAAGTCTACCCTTATCGCTCTTGCAAACTCCATAGCATCCTCATGTTGGGGATTCCCCTCTAGTACACCGTTTACCGCAAGCGGATGGTCCATCATCTTAGCATTGTGGTTATGCATTACAGCTTTTTCGCTTGCTATCCCGGGCATGATGCTTTTTCTCCCACCTGTGAAACCAAATTGCTGGTGGGGCTCTATATATCCTGTGAGTATAAGTACATCTGTTTCTACAGCTATTCTGTTAACTTCTATAGGGGTTCCTCTGCTTGTTTCCCCTAGATATACTAAATTAGACTTATCTTTGTAATCGTGATTTATTATCTTAACTCTTTTAACGATGTTTTCTCCATAAAGGTTTTTTTGTTCCTCTATGGTTAATCCTCGATGTAATCCTGTTGCGATAAGAAGAGTGATGTCTTCGTCTTTCACTCCGCATCTATTTAAATACTCAAGGAGAATAGGTAGCACTACTTTGTAAGGTATAGGTCTTGTTATATCGCTTACTACTATACAGACCTTTTTACCCGGCTTAGCTAGCTTGGATAAGGGCGGAGTTCCTATGGGTTCTTCAAGCGCCTTTGTGATCTCTTCTATAGGATCTTTTGCTGGTTCTACCCCTGGAGCTTCGTAAATTCCCATCAGGTTTTCCGTTGGAATGTTTGCGCTTATATAGTTATGGCCAAAAGGTATGGTAACTTTTATCAAGTTAAAGCCTCCCGAATTCCTTAAGAAGATCCTCTAATCCCTTGCCTTCCCTGATTCTTTTTCTGGTTAATTCTTCTTGTTCAGCTAAAGCTTGGGCTTTTAGTAAAACTTCCTTTGCCTTTTCCTGCGGAACCACTGTTACTCCTATTTCGTCAGCTATGATGATATCTCCGGGTTTTACTATAACGCCTCCACAGGTTATGGGTACATTTATCTCTAAAGTATCAAGGCGTCCAGAGTAAGGAGAGTGGGTTGACCTTGGAATTACTCCCCGAGAAGCTATTGGAAATCCTAAGTCTCTTATTTCATCGGTATCCCTAATGGAGCCATCTACAACCGCACCAGCTATTCCCTTATGCATGCATAAATTCGCCATAAGTCCTCCCCATACGGATGTTTCCGTTTCCCCGCGAGCATCGACTACGATTACATCTCCAGGTTGAGCTACAGATAGAGCATAAAGGGGATCTACGAGATCACCAGGATATAGTTTAACAGTTAAGGCCGGCCCAGCAAATTTCTTTGAACGATCTATAAGCTTTATTTGAGAGTGCATCACTCCAGCTCTTTCTTGTGCATCTGCCACAACGCAACTTATGCTATAGGTTGGAAGGAGCTTTTTGAATCCCTCAACTACTTCCCAATCAACGTTTGCGTGAGCTAAAATCTTAGGAAAGCTTTTCTTTTCCTCTTTACACATTAGGATCCCTCCTTTATATTCCTCCTGAATCGGAGGTTAGGCGAGTTAAGTACTTCTCTGTTAACTATGTTATTGGGCAAAGTTCCTGTTAATGCTCTGGAGACCTCTAAGGCTGCGGTTGTCCTGGCTTCGATCAAGGATTCCTCAGAGTAATAGGCAGCATGTGGTGAGACTACAAGGTTGCTTAGCTTGAATATAGGATTTATAGGCTTCCAATTTCTTTGCTTTGCTGGTTCCTCCTCAAGGTCATCAAGAGCTGCCCCAGCTATCTTTCCCGAGGATAAGGCTTCATACAAGGCATCGTTTTCTATTATAGGGCCTCGTGCGGTGTTGATGATAAAGGCCCCTTGTTTCATCATGGAGAAAGCCTTTCTATTAAACATCCCTCTCGTTTCCTCAGTAAGAGGAGCTTGAATAAAAATTACATCAGAGTTTCTTAAAAGTTCCTCAAAGGAAACGGCTTTACAACCGTCGCTTTCTATCTTAGATTTATCAGCATAAGGGTCATACACCAGGATCTTAAGGCCAAAGGGCTTT
The Synergistota bacterium genome window above contains:
- the larA gene encoding nickel-dependent lactate racemase codes for the protein MIKVTIPFGHNYISANIPTENLMGIYEAPGVEPAKDPIEEITKALEEPIGTPPLSKLAKPGKKVCIVVSDITRPIPYKVVLPILLEYLNRCGVKDEDITLLIATGLHRGLTIEEQKNLYGENIVKRVKIINHDYKDKSNLVYLGETSRGTPIEVNRIAVETDVLILTGYIEPHQQFGFTGGRKSIMPGIASEKAVMHNHNAKMMDHPLAVNGVLEGNPQHEDAMEFARAIRVDFILNLVLNQNEKLTWAVGGDLEKAWLKGVELSRSFREVELPHPCDVAITASGFPLDQVLYQGPKITSAVFRTKSKIIKDGGTIILPMEGTEGIGHHREFYELMCLGKPEAIIEKCYTSPVKDQWGAQIWARTLEKVRMIIVTQKIEPHIIEKMGIESCLTLQEAIDRVIARYGRQCKIAVFPRSTTVLPKLAQN
- a CDS encoding RraA family protein, giving the protein MCKEEKKSFPKILAHANVDWEVVEGFKKLLPTYSISCVVADAQERAGVMHSQIKLIDRSKKFAGPALTVKLYPGDLVDPLYALSVAQPGDVIVVDARGETETSVWGGLMANLCMHKGIAGAVVDGSIRDTDEIRDLGFPIASRGVIPRSTHSPYSGRLDTLEINVPITCGGVIVKPGDIIIADEIGVTVVPQEKAKEVLLKAQALAEQEELTRKRIREGKGLEDLLKEFGRL
- a CDS encoding C-terminal binding protein, yielding MNRPNFKYKVVVTDYDYPDLSIETSILREIGAEVIGNQCKTEEELIEVAHDAHGILVEYAKVSERVISEMKNCIIIARYGVGVDIVDVKAATKNGIIVTNVPAYCISEVADHALAMFLTMARRIREYDKAVREGKWHWDACGYKIHRIAGMTAGIVGYGRIGSAIASRLKPFGLKILVYDPYADKSKIESDGCKAVSFEELLRNSDVIFIQAPLTEETRGMFNRKAFSMMKQGAFIINTARGPIIENDALYEALSSGKIAGAALDDLEEEPAKQRNWKPINPIFKLSNLVVSPHAAYYSEESLIEARTTAALEVSRALTGTLPNNIVNREVLNSPNLRFRRNIKEGS